A stretch of the Rosa rugosa chromosome 5, drRosRugo1.1, whole genome shotgun sequence genome encodes the following:
- the LOC133709736 gene encoding threonine--tRNA ligase, mitochondrial 1-like — MLQCAKTWISTAAAFSYSLLRRNRYSPSFSTLTPPPYRKDFSFSSLQQPPAAAMVPHPKDDAYLDSVIPKRIQLFEAIQAQQLAHRQSLPSDPIKITLPDGKVKEGKKWVTSPFDVAKEISKSLASNALISEVNGVLWDMSRPLEGDCELKLFTFDNDEGRDTFWHSSAHILGQALEVEYGCKLCIGPCTTRGEGFYYDAFYGDLGLNEDHFKQIESGADKAVKAKQPFERIEVTRDQALEIFSDNRFKVEIINDLPADKTITVYRCGPLVDLCRGPHIPNTSFVKALACLKASSAYWRGNKDRESLQRVYGISYPDKKSLQLYLKRLEEAKKYDHRLLGTKQELFFNHPLSPGSWFFLPNGTRIYNKLMEFIKNQYRERGYQEVISPNMYNMQLWETSGHAANYKENMFVFEVEKQEFGLKPMNCPGHCLMFQHRVRSYRELPLRLADFGVLHRNEASGALTGLTRVRRFQQDDAHIFCRESQIKDEVKGVLDFIQYTYDIFGFTFDLKLSTRPEKYLGEIETWEKAEADLTEALNEFGKPWQINEGDGAFYGPKIDISVSDALNRKFQCATLQLDFQLPARFELYYSAEGEEGKREAPVMIHRAILGSVERMFAILLEHYKGKWPFWLSPRQAIVCPVSDKSQPYAQQVRDKIFQAGYFVDVDTSDRTIQKKVREAQMAQYNYILVVGEEEVKTGQVSVRVRDKADSNVMSMDSLLKHFKEEVEAFH, encoded by the exons ATGCTGCAATGCGCTAAAACCTGGATATCAACAGCAGCCGCTTTCTCATATTCTCTCCTCCGCCGTAACCGTTACTCTCCCTCATTCTCCACTTTGACTCCGCCGCCGTACCGGAAAgacttctctttctcctctctaCAACAACCGCCGGCAGCCGCCATGGTGCCCCACCCCAAAGACGACGCTTACCTCGATAGCGTAATCCCCAAGCGAATCCAGCTCTTCGAGGCCATCCAGGCTCAGCAGCTCGCCCACCGCCAGTCCCTCCCTTCCGATCCAATCAA GATTACGTTGCCGGACGGGAAGGTGAAGGAGGGGAAGAAGTGGGTGACTTCGCCGTTCGACGTTGCGAAGGAGATTTCGAAGAGCTTGGCGTCGAATGCCTTGATTTCTGAGGTCAATGGTGTACTGTGGGACATGAGCAGGCCTTTGGAGGGTGACTGTGAGCTCAAGCTGTTCACATTTGACAATGATGAAGGCAGGGACACTTTCTGGCATTCTAGCGCGCACATTCTCGGACAG GCTCTTGAGGTGGAGTACGGGTGCAAGTTGTGTATCGGTCCCTGCACCACCAGAggagag GGTTTCTATTATGATGCATTTTATGGTGATTTGGGGTTGAATGAGGATCACTTCAAGCAAATTGAATCAGGAGCAGACAAGGCTGTTAAG GCCAAACAGCCATTTGAGCGCATTGAAGTAACAAGGGATCAGGCACTTGAGATTTTTTCTGATAACAGATTCAAG GTTGAAATCATCAATGATCTTCCTGCTGACAAAACTATCACCGTCTACAGATGTGGCCCCTTGGTTGACTTGTGTCGGGGACCACACATACCAAACACATCATTTGTCAAAGCATTGGCATGTTTGAAG GCTTCTTCTGCCTACTGGAGAGGAAATAAAGATCGTGAAAGCTTACAGAGAGTTTATGGAATATCTTATCCTGATAAGAAAAGTTTGCAG TTATATCTCAAGCGTCTGGAAGAAGCAAAAAAATATGATCATAGATTATTAGGTACAAAGCAGGAGCTGTTCTTTAATCACCCACTTAG TCCAGGAAGTTGGTTCTTCCTGCCCAATGGCACCCGGATTTATAACAAGCTCATGGAGTTTATAAAAAATCAATACAGAGAGAGAGGATACCAAGAG GTTATATCGCCAAACATGTACAATATGCAACTTTGGGAAACATCTGGTCATGCTGCAAATTACAAGGAGAATATGTTTGTCTTTGAG GTTGAGAAACAGGAGTTTGGATTGAAGCCAATGAATTGTCCGGGGCATTGTTTAATGTTTCAGCACAGAGTTCGTTCTTATAGAG AGCTTCCTCTTCGACTGGCTGACTTTGGGGTTTTGCACCGGAATGAGGCCAGTGGTGCACTCACTGGATTAACTCGTGTCAGGAGATTCCAGCAG GATGATGCTCATATCTTTTGCAGGGAGTCACAA ATAAAAGATGAAGTTAAGGGCGTCTTAGACTTCATCCAATATACCTACGATATATTTGGCTTCACTTTTGATCTGAAGCTATCAACA AGGCCAGAAAAGTACCTTGGAGAGATAGAAACATGGGAGAAAGCTGAGGCAGATCTTACAGAAGCATTAAATGAGTTTGGCAAACCCTGGCAG ATAAATGAAGGGGATGGTGCATTTTACGGACCAAAGATAGATATCAGTGTATCTGATGCATTGAACAGGAAGTTTCAGTGTGCAACATTACAG CTTGATTTTCAGCTACCTGCTCGCTTTGAGCTGTATTACTCAGCAGAGGGTGAAGAAGGCAAAAGGGAGGCACCTGTTATGATACACAGAGCCATTTTGGGTTCTGTTGAGCGTATGTTTGCAATACTGTTGGAGCACTACAAGGGGAAATGGCCGTTCTGGCTTAGTCCACGTCAGGCAATTGTTTGCCCTGTCTCGGACAAATCCCAGCCCTATGCTCAGCAG gtCCGGGACAAGATCTTTCAGGCTGGTTATTTTGTTGATGTTGACACAAGTGATAGGACAATACAGAAAAAG GTACGAGAAGCTCAGATGGCACAGTACAACTACATTCTAGTTGTTGGTGAGGAGGAAGTCAAAACTGGACAG GTGAGCGTACGGGTTAGAGATAAGGCAGATTCCAACGTAATGAGCATGGATAGCCTACTCAAACACTTTAAGGAGGAAGTTGAAGCTTTTCATTAG